One window from the genome of Leptospira broomii serovar Hurstbridge str. 5399 encodes:
- the serC gene encoding 3-phosphoserine/phosphohydroxythreonine transaminase encodes MREFRRRIYNFCAGPAMLPTSVMEKAAGEFLNFRNSGMSIMEVSHRGKLFDQVLDEALALLRELLSIPDEFEIAFFSGGATLHFSAIPWNLLKEGESADYSITGIFAKKAMEEALRFNPVQKIYDGDSQHYTTVPDLTDANVSDGAAYFYITSNNTLFGSRYPTIPTITKAPLVADMTSEILSRKIDIRKFGVIFAGAQKNIGPAGLSVVIIRKDLLGRSKRTIPVLMDYGLTVKNKSMYNTPPTYSIYMAKLVFEWLKEKGGLDVVEKENDDKAKLLYDYLDSTSLYTVPVKKPYRSTMNAVFTLKDKSLEPKFIEQADDRGLHGLEGHRLVGGFRASIYNSMPKEGILALIEFMKEFEANA; translated from the coding sequence ATGCGCGAATTTCGACGTAGAATTTATAATTTCTGTGCCGGTCCGGCCATGCTCCCTACTTCGGTAATGGAAAAAGCAGCCGGAGAATTTTTGAATTTCAGGAATTCCGGAATGTCCATTATGGAAGTCAGCCATAGGGGCAAACTATTCGATCAAGTGTTGGACGAAGCGTTAGCTCTCCTACGCGAATTATTATCAATCCCGGACGAATTTGAAATCGCTTTCTTTTCGGGCGGTGCCACCCTTCATTTTTCCGCGATTCCCTGGAACCTGTTAAAGGAGGGCGAAAGCGCCGACTATTCCATCACCGGAATTTTTGCGAAAAAGGCGATGGAGGAAGCTCTGCGATTTAATCCCGTCCAAAAAATTTATGACGGTGATTCCCAACATTATACGACAGTCCCGGATCTAACGGATGCAAACGTAAGTGATGGAGCCGCTTACTTTTATATAACATCCAATAATACTTTGTTCGGCTCGCGTTATCCTACTATTCCTACGATCACCAAGGCGCCTCTCGTCGCGGATATGACCTCCGAAATACTATCAAGAAAAATTGATATTCGGAAGTTCGGTGTCATCTTTGCAGGCGCTCAAAAGAATATAGGCCCGGCGGGTTTAAGTGTTGTGATCATTCGAAAGGACTTACTCGGTCGGTCTAAAAGGACGATCCCAGTATTAATGGATTACGGCTTGACCGTAAAGAATAAGTCTATGTATAACACTCCACCCACGTATTCCATCTATATGGCTAAGTTGGTTTTCGAATGGCTAAAAGAAAAAGGAGGCTTGGATGTTGTAGAGAAGGAAAACGACGACAAAGCAAAACTCCTTTACGATTATCTGGATTCGACTTCATTATATACGGTCCCGGTAAAAAAACCGTACCGATCTACGATGAATGCTGTGTTTACTTTAAAAGATAAATCGTTAGAACCGAAGTTTATAGAACAGGCCGACGACCGTGGATTGCACGGCCTCGAAGGGCATCGTCTTGTAGGCGGATTTCGAGCTTCCATATACAATTCTATGCCAAAAGAAGGAATCTTGGCTTTGATAGAATTCATGAAAGAATTCGAAGCTAACGCCTAA
- a CDS encoding P83/100 family protein has product MSRIRLTVLAIVLGSFATSHYAQSGPRLGETEVRSSGRVNFINRSAARADEETKGSNSKTGTALAESLKKDAKNKASEDGVSAIRILPEDKKFGADIISLGKETEFGHINSIQRILTGYVKTNFGYSEQNSETLATYILYYNAIHRKGASYVKRKYGEEVVKNLTPDKIGIARRYSEWPDKTQIVIPIVGNILSEDGKDVHTDELETEVNKDLDKKKEGQDDKKKMDDLQRNKLEDEKRKLEEKKDENKKQQQQAAEKERKVEKELQELNKDPVKNKKQIVQKQEERKQVQQQQQQTKKEEQQLKEKEKEIAKKEEARKSDSKSSSTDSAKSDSKKDSSTASSDSKKDEAKPDEKKSKEELQKELTDTKKELETVKEEQKKKEEFDKNVVGGRILFLKTLKYLSDGHYSNELHALDPANDDEISKGEFNKICGRTFEVVDGKALVVGYESDHSAEHKLILIDQETLKPTVWSKDSVFWRSPMILKGEEVYAFEERNGKYFLARFDKSLKKMAGTEEEISPNSNVTFFGDKIYVTGKEEGAGSTQITVFNKADLKLIKMIKP; this is encoded by the coding sequence ATGTCACGGATTCGACTGACCGTCCTCGCGATCGTTCTCGGAAGTTTTGCCACTTCCCATTATGCACAGTCCGGTCCCCGATTAGGGGAAACCGAGGTTCGCTCTTCGGGGAGGGTAAATTTTATAAACCGTTCCGCAGCTAGGGCAGATGAGGAAACTAAAGGCAGTAATTCTAAAACAGGTACGGCTCTTGCCGAATCACTTAAGAAGGATGCAAAAAATAAGGCCAGCGAAGATGGGGTCAGTGCGATACGTATCCTTCCGGAAGATAAAAAGTTCGGCGCAGATATTATCAGTCTCGGTAAGGAAACTGAATTCGGTCACATTAATTCCATTCAACGAATTTTAACGGGTTATGTTAAGACGAACTTCGGTTACTCGGAGCAAAATTCCGAAACGCTTGCGACTTATATTCTTTATTATAATGCGATTCATAGAAAAGGCGCCTCGTATGTTAAGCGTAAATACGGAGAAGAAGTAGTTAAGAATTTAACTCCCGATAAAATAGGTATCGCGAGACGATACAGCGAATGGCCCGATAAAACGCAGATCGTCATTCCGATAGTCGGCAATATTCTTTCCGAAGACGGTAAAGATGTTCATACGGATGAGCTCGAAACCGAAGTAAACAAGGATCTGGATAAGAAGAAGGAGGGGCAAGATGATAAGAAAAAAATGGACGACCTCCAACGTAATAAGCTCGAAGACGAGAAACGAAAGTTAGAAGAAAAGAAAGACGAGAATAAAAAGCAACAACAGCAAGCTGCCGAAAAAGAGAGAAAAGTCGAAAAAGAACTTCAGGAATTAAATAAGGATCCGGTTAAGAACAAGAAGCAGATCGTTCAGAAACAGGAAGAAAGAAAACAAGTTCAGCAGCAGCAGCAACAGACTAAAAAGGAAGAGCAGCAGTTAAAGGAGAAAGAAAAGGAAATCGCCAAGAAAGAAGAAGCGCGAAAATCGGATTCAAAATCCTCGTCGACTGATTCGGCCAAATCCGACTCTAAAAAGGATTCCTCCACTGCTTCCAGCGATTCTAAGAAAGACGAAGCCAAGCCTGACGAAAAAAAGAGTAAGGAAGAACTTCAAAAAGAACTAACGGATACCAAGAAAGAACTGGAGACAGTCAAAGAAGAGCAGAAGAAAAAAGAAGAATTTGATAAGAATGTCGTCGGAGGTAGGATCCTATTCTTAAAAACTCTTAAATATCTTTCCGACGGACACTACAGTAATGAGTTGCACGCTTTAGACCCGGCGAATGACGATGAGATCTCCAAAGGAGAATTCAATAAGATATGCGGTAGAACTTTCGAAGTCGTTGACGGAAAGGCTCTCGTTGTTGGATATGAATCCGATCACTCTGCAGAACATAAGCTAATCCTTATCGATCAAGAGACGCTTAAACCGACGGTTTGGTCTAAAGATTCGGTTTTCTGGCGCTCGCCAATGATTCTTAAAGGAGAAGAAGTATACGCTTTCGAAGAAAGAAACGGAAAGTATTTCCTGGCCCGATTCGATAAATCTCTAAAGAAAATGGCCGGAACCGAAGAAGAGATTAGCCCGAATTCGAATGTTACTTTCTTCGGTGACAAAATTTATGTTACCGGTAAAGAAGAAGGAGCTGGATCTACGCAGATCACCGTCTTTAACAAAGCGGATTTAAAGTTGATTAAAATGATTAAGCCTTGA
- the fliE gene encoding flagellar hook-basal body complex protein FliE: MQVDFNSKLWYTYNSGYSESRFPLSPKGDKVNVKAEDERHYKDVKESVSPDYVAESFSEAMRNAFKSVNDLQVEADELTQKMVYDPNSVDAHEVMIASEKARVSLTFTKTLADGVVRAYRDLTSMR, from the coding sequence GTGCAAGTAGATTTTAATTCCAAACTTTGGTACACTTATAATTCGGGTTATTCTGAATCTCGCTTTCCACTTTCTCCAAAAGGAGACAAGGTAAACGTTAAGGCAGAAGACGAACGGCATTATAAAGACGTTAAAGAATCGGTTTCTCCCGATTATGTGGCTGAAAGTTTTTCAGAAGCCATGAGAAACGCATTTAAGTCGGTTAACGATCTTCAAGTCGAAGCGGACGAACTAACTCAGAAGATGGTCTATGATCCGAACAGTGTAGATGCTCATGAAGTCATGATAGCGTCTGAAAAAGCCAGAGTTTCCCTGACATTTACTAAGACATTGGCGGACGGAGTAGTTCGAGCTTACCGCGATCTTACCTCGATGAGATGA
- the flgC gene encoding flagellar basal body rod protein FlgC: MGLFTSINISATGLSAQRLRMDVIGNNIANATTTRNTNGDGPFRRDRVVLTPVNLRTRWKSPVYPFGIAPGEGKGVKVMKIEKDMSPLRLVYDPTHPDSIQIGPKKGYVEMPNVNIVTEMTDMISASRSYEANVQMITGSKAMFNKALEIGRA; this comes from the coding sequence ATGGGACTGTTTACTTCGATCAACATTTCGGCGACCGGCCTTTCAGCCCAAAGATTGCGTATGGACGTAATCGGAAACAATATCGCTAACGCGACTACGACTCGTAATACCAACGGTGACGGCCCGTTTCGAAGAGATAGAGTCGTATTAACGCCAGTAAACCTGCGTACACGTTGGAAAAGTCCCGTCTATCCGTTCGGCATCGCGCCGGGAGAAGGCAAAGGTGTGAAAGTAATGAAAATCGAAAAGGACATGTCTCCTTTGCGATTAGTTTACGATCCGACCCATCCGGATTCCATACAAATCGGCCCTAAAAAAGGATATGTAGAAATGCCGAACGTTAACATAGTAACGGAAATGACTGATATGATCTCGGCATCCCGTTCTTACGAAGCGAACGTTCAAATGATCACCGGTTCTAAAGCGATGTTTAATAAGGCTCTGGAAATCGGAAGGGCATAA
- the flgB gene encoding flagellar basal body rod protein FlgB: MFEKTHFMKTQDLLERGMNAATLKRKVISDNIANADVPHFKRSEVLFESMIKRALESEKIETSKAIPTRIEDERHISFFTPLDYRQVQPKSNIDYLTTMRADGNNVDPEKEVVDASNSQMQYMLMADRLNANYRDLKNVMRLA, from the coding sequence ATGTTTGAAAAAACACATTTCATGAAAACCCAGGATCTCTTGGAGAGAGGGATGAACGCTGCAACCTTGAAGCGTAAAGTCATCTCGGATAATATCGCAAATGCTGATGTTCCACATTTTAAGAGAAGCGAAGTGCTTTTTGAATCCATGATCAAGCGGGCTCTTGAATCGGAGAAAATAGAAACTTCCAAGGCAATTCCTACGCGAATCGAGGACGAAAGGCATATTTCTTTCTTTACTCCGTTGGATTACCGCCAAGTGCAGCCAAAGTCGAATATAGACTATCTCACGACGATGAGAGCGGACGGAAACAACGTCGATCCTGAAAAGGAAGTCGTCGACGCGTCCAATTCGCAAATGCAATATATGCTCATGGCAGATCGCCTCAATGCAAACTACCGTGATTTAAAAAACGTCATGAGACTCGCTTAA
- a CDS encoding STAS domain-containing protein: MGDNSEIIEIKPELTALFNDYYAFRNQLMDAIAKKPKRIVLNLGKIPVMNSISISSLVWFCKNAQSDGIEIQIQEIHPDLMKTFEVLKIDEYFQQI, from the coding sequence ATGGGCGACAATTCCGAGATTATCGAGATCAAGCCGGAGCTAACAGCTCTCTTTAACGATTATTATGCCTTCCGAAACCAGCTGATGGACGCAATAGCGAAAAAACCGAAACGAATCGTGCTAAATTTGGGAAAAATCCCCGTTATGAATTCCATTTCGATTAGTTCCTTAGTTTGGTTCTGCAAAAACGCTCAGTCCGACGGAATTGAGATCCAAATCCAAGAGATACACCCTGATCTGATGAAAACGTTCGAAGTTTTGAAAATAGACGAATACTTTCAGCAGATTTAA
- a CDS encoding LIC10301 family lipoprotein, which yields MKKFLLLFTVLLTLWNCHKALPEQILGIWENTKTCSPEGSCKFPVTAPGAKLTILRNGLALYGDPELQGTEKGKEFHIEYVLHEEGTKSKSPELAFRFLDLGFEIRYVISKVSDAEMELFNPEKNNTETYKRVGVK from the coding sequence ATGAAAAAATTTCTCCTTCTGTTTACGGTACTTCTGACTTTGTGGAATTGTCATAAAGCACTCCCGGAACAAATTTTAGGAATCTGGGAAAATACGAAGACTTGTTCGCCTGAAGGTAGCTGCAAATTTCCGGTCACTGCTCCCGGAGCAAAACTTACGATTTTGCGGAACGGATTGGCTCTCTATGGTGATCCTGAATTACAGGGAACCGAAAAAGGAAAGGAATTCCATATCGAATATGTTCTTCATGAAGAAGGGACTAAATCGAAATCCCCCGAGTTAGCGTTTCGATTCTTAGATTTAGGTTTTGAAATTCGCTATGTGATTTCTAAGGTCAGCGATGCCGAAATGGAACTCTTTAACCCGGAAAAGAATAATACGGAAACCTATAAAAGGGTAGGCGTAAAATAA
- a CDS encoding tetratricopeptide repeat protein encodes MHLSLRKTALFVAVFAFFFGLDLLRAEVSGEESPSVIPASPEGELPPPPPPTDQSEISRRKYQILALNTETINLLRSNNLVRSQANIERIKKLDPDCLEYYYLNGAYLYAIGRYPQSKKSLLKAVEINPNHDPSYYLLGMIFVRRNKWESSVQYFQKAVELANYNPFYRLNMAMAYFETGQYLRAKAESEKAVELKPNFRNAKLILLKSDFLLGNKANALALCKEFAKEGFLTKEFAYIYARLTMDIDKNFRKAIKLYNQFPELPFNEKRFLAYAYFHTDNFRASANVYSTILGTRILSEEDKVNYLRSLVFIKDYRRLETFIAGWVHEEPDKKVKIQEALDIAELLRDNDPKVYHMLPSRSPY; translated from the coding sequence ATGCATCTTTCGTTAAGGAAGACGGCTCTATTCGTAGCCGTTTTTGCATTTTTTTTCGGTTTAGATCTGCTTCGAGCGGAAGTAAGCGGAGAAGAATCTCCGTCGGTAATTCCCGCTTCTCCCGAAGGAGAATTACCTCCTCCTCCGCCGCCCACCGATCAATCCGAAATCTCCCGTCGTAAATATCAAATACTCGCCCTTAATACTGAGACTATCAATTTACTTAGGAGTAATAATCTAGTTCGCTCGCAGGCGAATATCGAAAGAATCAAGAAACTAGATCCCGATTGTTTGGAGTATTACTATCTAAACGGGGCATACTTGTATGCGATCGGTCGTTACCCTCAATCTAAGAAATCTCTATTAAAGGCGGTCGAGATAAATCCGAACCATGATCCGTCTTATTATCTACTCGGTATGATTTTCGTGCGTCGGAATAAATGGGAATCGTCCGTTCAATATTTTCAAAAAGCTGTCGAATTAGCGAATTATAATCCTTTCTATCGATTGAATATGGCTATGGCATATTTTGAAACGGGTCAGTATCTTCGCGCAAAGGCTGAATCGGAAAAGGCGGTGGAGTTGAAACCCAATTTCCGAAATGCGAAACTCATTTTACTCAAATCCGATTTTCTGCTCGGGAATAAAGCTAATGCACTGGCTCTATGTAAAGAATTCGCAAAAGAAGGGTTTCTTACAAAGGAATTCGCTTATATTTATGCTCGGTTAACGATGGATATCGATAAGAATTTTCGTAAAGCGATTAAGTTGTACAATCAATTTCCGGAGCTGCCGTTCAATGAAAAACGGTTTCTGGCTTATGCATACTTTCACACCGATAATTTTCGGGCTTCTGCAAATGTTTATTCGACGATTCTCGGGACTAGAATATTAAGCGAAGAAGATAAAGTGAATTATTTACGTTCACTTGTCTTTATCAAAGATTATCGAAGACTAGAAACTTTCATTGCAGGTTGGGTTCACGAAGAACCGGACAAAAAAGTGAAGATTCAAGAAGCGCTGGATATTGCGGAGTTATTAAGAGACAATGACCCGAAAGTTTACCATATGCTACCTTCCCGGTCTCCCTATTAA
- a CDS encoding YbaN family protein, protein MQKEYKDYSHEVQPHKSKLIRTLLIIFGTVCVALGILGIFVPGLPTTPFLLLAAACYAKASERFYNWLMNNRYFGSFIRDWRIHKAIPLRAKIIAVSTIILTMGLSAIFLPVIAVRIGMGVIGLIVIAYLLRFPTKKKETLN, encoded by the coding sequence ATGCAAAAGGAATACAAAGATTATAGCCATGAGGTACAACCTCATAAATCCAAATTGATTCGAACGCTACTAATCATATTTGGAACGGTCTGCGTCGCATTAGGAATTTTAGGAATATTCGTACCGGGACTTCCGACGACACCCTTTCTTCTCCTGGCAGCAGCCTGCTATGCTAAGGCTTCCGAAAGATTCTATAATTGGTTAATGAATAACAGATATTTCGGATCATTCATTAGAGATTGGAGAATTCATAAAGCTATTCCATTACGCGCCAAAATCATAGCTGTTTCGACAATTATCCTGACTATGGGACTCAGTGCGATATTTCTGCCTGTAATTGCGGTTCGAATCGGAATGGGGGTGATCGGACTGATTGTCATCGCGTATCTTTTACGATTCCCCACAAAGAAAAAAGAAACGCTCAATTAA
- a CDS encoding NAD(P)(+) transhydrogenase (Re/Si-specific) subunit beta, whose translation MEKAFINLLYLISSILFIIGLKYLSHPKTAVRGNFIGAIGMFLAVVGVFIEYGKIGQEDIIWIASGILVGTVIGTYIALTVEMTGMPQLVALLNGFGGLASFLVGGNSLMEILETGKNAELLTNYQFTISTAATGIIGAVTFTGSVVAFGKLQGLVSEKSVRYLGDQIVKVLFFAGSLYLGYLNVTQPKAVEWYWYVVIVGSVLGVLLVMPIGGADMPVVIALLNSYSGIAASATGFVLGNNVLIIAGSLVGASGVILTQIMCKAMNRSLPNVLFGGLGGAVTTTDSGDIYAGKTKSTSAEEVAMLLDMAQRVVIVPGYGMAVAQAQHAVRDLYNQLTDRGIEVEFAIHPVAGRMPGHMNVLLAEADIPYDKMKEMDEINPTFDTVDVVIVNGANDVVNPLAKTDPNSPIAGMPILDVEKAKTIIVIKRSLSPGFAGVPNPLFIQENTLMYFQDGKKATQEIVTALKDM comes from the coding sequence ATGGAAAAAGCGTTTATCAACCTTCTATACTTAATCTCAAGTATCCTATTTATCATCGGGTTGAAATATTTATCGCACCCGAAAACCGCAGTTCGCGGTAACTTTATCGGCGCGATCGGTATGTTCCTCGCAGTAGTCGGAGTATTTATAGAATACGGAAAAATCGGACAGGAAGATATCATTTGGATCGCCTCCGGTATTCTTGTCGGAACCGTTATCGGAACTTACATCGCTCTTACGGTAGAAATGACCGGAATGCCGCAACTCGTCGCGTTACTAAACGGCTTTGGCGGTTTAGCCTCCTTCTTAGTCGGCGGAAATTCTCTCATGGAAATATTGGAGACAGGTAAAAACGCAGAATTACTCACAAATTACCAGTTCACTATTTCAACCGCCGCGACTGGAATCATTGGTGCTGTGACTTTCACCGGGAGCGTAGTCGCATTCGGAAAACTGCAAGGTTTAGTTTCCGAAAAATCGGTTCGATATCTAGGTGATCAAATCGTAAAAGTATTGTTCTTTGCCGGATCTTTGTATCTCGGTTACTTGAACGTTACCCAACCGAAAGCCGTCGAATGGTATTGGTATGTCGTAATCGTAGGCTCCGTTCTTGGAGTGCTTTTGGTAATGCCGATCGGCGGCGCCGATATGCCGGTAGTAATCGCATTATTAAACTCTTATTCAGGAATCGCGGCTTCCGCAACTGGATTCGTGTTGGGAAATAACGTATTGATCATCGCCGGATCTTTAGTCGGAGCCTCCGGTGTAATTCTGACTCAAATTATGTGTAAAGCGATGAACCGATCGCTTCCGAACGTTCTCTTCGGCGGATTAGGCGGGGCAGTCACCACTACCGATTCGGGCGACATTTATGCCGGAAAAACTAAAAGTACTTCTGCCGAAGAAGTCGCGATGCTTTTGGATATGGCACAGCGTGTTGTTATCGTTCCAGGCTACGGAATGGCAGTCGCGCAAGCTCAGCATGCTGTTCGCGACCTTTACAATCAACTTACGGATCGCGGAATCGAAGTGGAGTTTGCAATCCATCCTGTTGCGGGAAGGATGCCTGGACACATGAACGTCTTATTGGCGGAAGCCGATATCCCTTACGATAAGATGAAAGAAATGGACGAGATCAACCCGACCTTCGATACGGTCGATGTAGTAATTGTCAACGGCGCGAACGACGTAGTAAATCCTTTAGCCAAGACCGATCCGAATTCTCCGATCGCGGGAATGCCGATTTTGGACGTAGAAAAAGCTAAAACGATCATCGTAATCAAACGTTCTTTAAGCCCGGGTTTCGCCGGAGTTCCAAACCCATTGTTCATCCAAGAAAATACTCTAATGTATTTCCAAGATGGAAAGAAAGCCACTCAAGAAATCGTAACGGCCCTGAAAGACATGTAA
- a CDS encoding NAD(P) transhydrogenase subunit alpha — MEQFVGYLTIFLLAVFVGFEVITRIPPLLHTPLMSGSNAISGITIIGAILTLHSVNSPLVKILGFIAIVGATINVVGGFVVTHRMLGMFKKKD; from the coding sequence ATGGAACAATTCGTAGGCTACCTGACGATTTTCCTCCTCGCAGTGTTCGTAGGATTCGAAGTCATCACCCGTATTCCTCCCCTTTTGCACACTCCCCTAATGTCCGGCTCGAACGCGATTTCGGGAATCACGATTATTGGAGCGATTTTAACTCTTCACTCCGTTAATAGTCCCTTGGTTAAAATTCTTGGGTTTATCGCTATAGTCGGAGCTACCATCAACGTAGTCGGCGGTTTCGTCGTAACTCATCGAATGCTCGGAATGTTCAAGAAAAAGGACTAA
- the queC gene encoding 7-cyano-7-deazaguanine synthase QueC — MATKKESNTARRNFSPDKPKAVVLFSGGLDSTTCLYQAIEDGYAPIALSFDYDQRHKVELKSAKKIANRLRIPHLIQKLQPKFFLGSSLTEKKIKVPKNALGKSGIPNTYVPGRNILFLSFGVSLAEGIQADRLYIGVNALDYSGYPDCRPEFLKAYSEAIRIGTKAGAEGHPLEIAAPLQYLGKKEIVLLGAKLGVPFSMTHSCYDPINGKPCGKCDSCLLRKKGFQEAGIPEK; from the coding sequence ATGGCTACTAAAAAAGAATCAAACACCGCTCGGAGAAATTTCTCCCCCGATAAGCCTAAAGCCGTCGTGCTGTTTTCGGGTGGATTAGATTCAACGACTTGCCTTTATCAGGCGATTGAAGATGGCTATGCACCAATTGCCCTTTCTTTCGATTATGATCAGCGCCATAAAGTGGAGCTGAAATCCGCTAAAAAAATTGCGAACCGATTGCGAATCCCTCATTTAATCCAAAAGCTTCAACCGAAGTTTTTTTTAGGTTCATCGCTAACCGAAAAGAAAATAAAAGTTCCAAAGAATGCCTTAGGCAAATCAGGAATTCCAAATACGTATGTGCCCGGTCGGAATATTCTTTTTTTATCCTTCGGAGTTTCCCTTGCGGAAGGAATTCAAGCAGACCGACTTTATATCGGCGTTAATGCTCTCGACTATTCCGGTTATCCGGATTGTCGCCCGGAATTCTTAAAGGCCTATTCCGAAGCAATTCGAATCGGCACAAAGGCAGGTGCGGAAGGACATCCTTTGGAAATCGCCGCTCCTCTTCAATATTTGGGAAAAAAGGAAATTGTCCTGCTGGGAGCTAAACTAGGAGTTCCCTTTTCTATGACTCATTCCTGTTACGACCCGATCAACGGAAAGCCTTGCGGAAAGTGCGACTCTTGCCTACTTCGAAAAAAGGGTTTTCAGGAAGCAGGCATCCCGGAAAAGTGA
- the queD gene encoding 6-carboxytetrahydropterin synthase QueD yields MEEIELTKEFRFDAAHFLPNVPQGHKCRRMHGHSFRFKLHLKGTIDPVTGWLMDFAEVSKFVKPLLDNYLDHYLLNEIEGLENPTSENICVWLWEKLRPRLPLLTKITLHETCTSACIYEGPRHIA; encoded by the coding sequence ATGGAAGAAATCGAACTAACTAAAGAATTTCGCTTCGATGCGGCACATTTTCTCCCGAACGTCCCTCAAGGTCATAAATGCAGGAGAATGCACGGTCATAGTTTCCGCTTTAAATTGCATTTAAAGGGAACCATTGACCCGGTTACCGGATGGTTAATGGATTTTGCTGAAGTCAGCAAGTTTGTGAAACCTCTTTTGGACAATTATTTAGACCATTATTTATTAAATGAAATAGAAGGCTTAGAAAATCCTACCAGCGAAAATATCTGCGTCTGGCTTTGGGAAAAATTAAGACCTCGATTACCTTTACTGACTAAAATTACCCTTCATGAAACCTGCACAAGTGCATGTATATATGAAGGTCCGAGACATATTGCCTAA
- a CDS encoding cation diffusion facilitator family transporter — protein sequence MHGHHHHENHEPHNHDEHIRHSHGIRPDGSKAFFYAFILNFGFAIVELIGGYASNSLAILSDALHDLGDSGFLALAWIFQKIAARPRTQTFTFGYKRLGLSAALVNSIVLFGGSIAIIAFAFPRLQNPANPNGWGMLGLSFLGIIVNGAALLKMKTVDGINSKTVVLHLLEDVLGWVAVLIGSIALLLFGWSWLDPLLSILISIWVGVQSFRNLRKILLLHLQSTPEGIDTKELEKRILSLKGVESIHDLHLWSMDGDYHVLTLHVGVTGTSISHAQKLKEKIRKITKEFRIPHATVEVEPIGIDCPYEEC from the coding sequence ATGCACGGCCATCATCATCACGAAAACCACGAACCGCATAATCACGATGAGCATATCAGGCATTCTCATGGTATCAGGCCGGACGGTTCCAAGGCTTTTTTTTACGCATTCATTTTAAACTTCGGCTTTGCAATCGTCGAGTTGATCGGCGGCTACGCTTCCAATAGTTTAGCGATTCTGTCCGATGCCTTGCATGACTTAGGAGATAGCGGGTTCTTGGCGTTAGCCTGGATCTTTCAAAAAATTGCGGCAAGGCCAAGAACTCAAACGTTTACATTCGGTTATAAACGACTAGGTCTCTCAGCGGCCTTGGTAAATTCGATAGTTCTCTTTGGCGGATCCATCGCAATCATTGCGTTTGCTTTTCCTAGATTACAAAATCCTGCCAATCCGAACGGCTGGGGAATGTTAGGCCTATCCTTCTTAGGAATCATTGTTAACGGAGCCGCGTTGCTAAAAATGAAAACCGTGGACGGGATAAACAGCAAGACGGTCGTCCTACATTTGCTCGAAGATGTTTTAGGTTGGGTCGCAGTTTTGATTGGAAGCATTGCACTTCTATTATTTGGATGGAGCTGGTTAGATCCTCTCTTATCTATCTTAATTTCGATATGGGTCGGAGTACAATCTTTCCGTAATTTAAGAAAAATTTTACTTTTACATCTCCAATCGACACCAGAAGGTATCGATACGAAAGAGCTTGAAAAACGCATTCTCAGTCTAAAGGGCGTTGAATCCATTCATGATCTGCATCTTTGGTCTATGGACGGCGACTATCATGTGTTGACATTGCATGTAGGAGTGACCGGGACCTCCATTTCTCATGCGCAAAAACTGAAAGAGAAAATCCGAAAGATTACGAAAGAATTTCGAATTCCGCATGCTACCGTAGAAGTCGAACCCATCGGGATCGATTGTCCGTACGAAGAATGCTGA